Proteins encoded together in one Bombus affinis isolate iyBomAffi1 chromosome 2, iyBomAffi1.2, whole genome shotgun sequence window:
- the LOC126928678 gene encoding probable tubulin polyglutamylase TTLL2 isoform X1: protein MAVKYLDGPFVFRLNDNGTGPHLLIQVCTERGWREYTGENNVFKDRWNLWWRSGGFPLPHYKLLLPWQFINRIPKGSSICRKDNLIRHLRCMKKMHGSIYDFSPVGYNLPSEYTKLAEECSRCEHDRVWICKPVGQSQGKGIFLFRKLSDLTYDNAAVVQRYIENPFLIGGYKFDLRLYVCVPSYRPLTIYLYKEGLARFATEKFSLEHLNDPFRHLTNFSLNKLGPGYSEKKERVGSGCKWTFRQLRRYFEQAGYYDWFLWQRIACLVSLTILSQAASIPKSSNCFEFFGFDVLIDRNLKPWLLEVNLSPALSNDCEIDSEVKKPLLHDLFDLLGLPVCNTGLSLFTIWSTNPIDDEVEVSSKFCTNRTVKKKSKTYRETDSFLNICTELRPTLKQSTINNSTNLWSRYNPLLVDKYIPRGFQGNNPESNNKTSIWDNGKDWSTPCAREGGWIRIYPLTRIKSENPINYVSSLSETTRIAEKETRNIVLSIQKYLKAAKEVHKKNEKYRDEQYNATLRKMVELNTEIWLPSK from the exons ATGGCAGTGAAATACTTGGATGGTCCTTTTGTGTTCAGACTCAACGACAATGGTACAGGACCGCATCTTCTTATACAG GTTTGTACGGAACGGGGCTGGAGAGAATATACTGGCGAAAATAATGTATTCAAAGATCGATGGAATTTATGGTGGCGATCCGGCGGCTTCCCCCTTCCCCATTACAAGCTATTACTCCCATGGCAG TTTATCAACAGAATTCCGAAAGGGAGTTCGATCTGTCGAAAAGACAATCTTATCCGTCATCTTAGATGTATGAAGAAGATGCACGGTTCGATCTACGATTTCAG TCCTGTAGGATATAACTTGCCATCGGAATATACGAAATTGGCGGAGGAATGCAGCCGCTGTGAACACGATAGAGTTTGGATCTGTAAGCCAGTTGGTCAAAGTCAGGGGAAAGGAATCTTTTTGTTTCGC AAATTAAGCGATCTTACATACGACAATGCAGCAGTGGTTCAAAGATACATCGAGAATCCCTTTCTGATCGGAGGTTACAAATTCGATCTACGACTATACGTGTGCGTACCCTCTTATCGGCCTTTGACGATATACTTGTATAAGGAAGGATTGGCGCGTTTCGCTACAGAAAAATTTTCGTTAGAACATTTGAACGATCCTTTCCGGCATCTCACTAActtttcgttaaacaaattggGTCCAGGATACTCTGAGAAGAAGGAACGCGTTGGTTCTG GTTGCAAATGGACTTTTAGACAATTGAGAAGATACTTCGAACAAGCTGGATATTACGATTGGTTTCTTTGGCAGAGAATAGCCTGTTTAGTCAGTTTAACTATATTGAGCCAAGCCGCGAGCATACCGAAATCTTCCAATTGCTTCGAGTTTTTCGGATTTGACGTATTAATCGACAGAAATTTAAAACCATGGTTACTAGAG GTCAATCTAAGCCCAGCTTTAAGTAATGACTGCGAAATCGACTCTGAAGTGAAGAAACCTCTGCTGCATGACCTATTCGATTTACTAGGTCTTCCAGTATGCAACACTGGTCTCTCGCTTTTTACGATATGGTCAACAAACCCGATTGACGATGAGGTTGAAGTGTCTTCCAAGTTTTGTACAAATCGAACCGtgaaaaagaaatcgaaaacTTATCGGGAAACTGATAGTTTTCTAAATATATGCACGGAACTTCGACCTACC CTTAAACAATCAACTATCAACAATTCTACAAATTTATGGTCTCGTTACAATCCCTTGTTAGTGGATAAGTATATTCCACGCGGTTTTCAGGGTAATAACCCAGAAAGCAACAATAAAACATCGATATGGGATAATGGTAAAGATTGGAGTACGCCATGCGCGAGAGAAGGAGGCTGGATTCGCATTTATCCGTTGACACGAATCAAATCAGAGAATCCCATTAATTATGTATCATCTTTATCGGAAACTACACGAATTGCAGAAAAGGAAACCAGAAATATCGTACTTTctatacaaaa ATATTTAAAAGCTGCCAAAGAAGTGCACAAAAAGAATGAGAAATATAGAGATGAACagtataacgctacattacGGAAAATGGTGGAATTAAATACCGAAATTTGGCTGCCATCGAAATAA
- the LOC126928698 gene encoding 40S ribosomal protein S4 isoform X1 encodes MARGPKKHLKRLNAPKAWMLDKLGGVYAPRPSTGPHKLRESLPLVIFLRNRLKYALTNCEVTKIVMQRLIKVDGKVRTDPNYPAGFMDVITINKTGEYFRLIYDVKGRFTTHRITAEEAKYKLCKVKRVQTGPKGIPFLVTHDGRTIRYPDPLIKVNDTIHLDIATGKILDSIRFDSGNLCMITGGRNLGRVGTVVSRERHPGSFDICHIKDSQGHTFATRLNNVFIIGKGTKPYISLPRDKGVKLSIAEERDKRLAAKGVN; translated from the exons ATG GCTCGTGGACCGAAAAAGCATTTGAAGCGTCTTAACGCGCCTAAAGCGTGGATGTTAGATAAACTTGGGGGTGTATATGCTCCACGTCCATCTACGGGACCTCATAAATTAAGAGAATCCCTTCCTCTTGTTATTTTTCTTCGCAATAGGTTGAAATATGCATTGACTAATTGCGAAGTAACAAAGATTGTAATGCAACGTTTGATTAAAGTCGATGGCAAGGTTAGAACTGACCCCAACTATCCTGCAGGTTTCATGG ATGTTATTACCATTAACAAGACTGGTGAATATTTTCGATTGATTTATGACGTTAAGGGACGATTTACCACTCATAGAATTACAGCAGAAGAGGCCAAG tACAAATTGTGTAAGGTAAAACGTGTTCAAACTGGACCAAAAGGTATTCCATTCCTGGTAACGCACGATGGAAGAACTATTCGTTATCCAGATCCTTTAATTAAAGTTAATGATACCATTCATTTAGATATAGCAACAGGCAAAATCTTGGATTCTATTCGATTTGATTCAG GTAATCTCTGTATGATTACTGGTGGGAGAAATTTAGGACGTGTAGGCACAGTTGTTAGCCGCGAGCGTCATCCCGGTTCCTTTGATATTTGCCACATTAAAGACTCACAAGGGCATACTTTCGCCACAAG GTTGAACAACGTTTTTATCATTGGCAAGGGTACAAAGCCGTATATTAGCTTACCAAGAGACAAAGGTGTTAAGCTTTCGATTGCTGAAGAGCGCGATAAGAGGTTAGCAGCAAAGGGAGTGAATTAA
- the LOC126928678 gene encoding probable tubulin polyglutamylase TTLL2 isoform X2 has translation MAVKYLDGPFVFRLNDNGTGPHLLIQVCTERGWREYTGENNVFKDRWNLWWRSGGFPLPHYKLLLPWQFINRIPKGSSICRKDNLIRHLRCMKKMHGSIYDFSPVGYNLPSEYTKLAEECSRCEHDRVWICKPVGQSQGKGIFLFRKLSDLTYDNAAVVQRYIENPFLIGGYKFDLRLYVCVPSYRPLTIYLYKEGLARFATEKFSLEHLNDPFRHLTNFSLNKLGPGYSEKKERVGSGCKWTFRQLRRYFEQAGYYDWFLWQRIACLVSLTILSQAASIPKSSNCFEFFGFDVLIDRNLKPWLLEVNLSPALSNDCEIDSEVKKPLLHDLFDLLGLPVCNTGLSLFTIWSTNPIDDEVEVSSKFCTNRTVKKKSKTYRETDSFLNICTELRPTGNNPESNNKTSIWDNGKDWSTPCAREGGWIRIYPLTRIKSENPINYVSSLSETTRIAEKETRNIVLSIQKYLKAAKEVHKKNEKYRDEQYNATLRKMVELNTEIWLPSK, from the exons ATGGCAGTGAAATACTTGGATGGTCCTTTTGTGTTCAGACTCAACGACAATGGTACAGGACCGCATCTTCTTATACAG GTTTGTACGGAACGGGGCTGGAGAGAATATACTGGCGAAAATAATGTATTCAAAGATCGATGGAATTTATGGTGGCGATCCGGCGGCTTCCCCCTTCCCCATTACAAGCTATTACTCCCATGGCAG TTTATCAACAGAATTCCGAAAGGGAGTTCGATCTGTCGAAAAGACAATCTTATCCGTCATCTTAGATGTATGAAGAAGATGCACGGTTCGATCTACGATTTCAG TCCTGTAGGATATAACTTGCCATCGGAATATACGAAATTGGCGGAGGAATGCAGCCGCTGTGAACACGATAGAGTTTGGATCTGTAAGCCAGTTGGTCAAAGTCAGGGGAAAGGAATCTTTTTGTTTCGC AAATTAAGCGATCTTACATACGACAATGCAGCAGTGGTTCAAAGATACATCGAGAATCCCTTTCTGATCGGAGGTTACAAATTCGATCTACGACTATACGTGTGCGTACCCTCTTATCGGCCTTTGACGATATACTTGTATAAGGAAGGATTGGCGCGTTTCGCTACAGAAAAATTTTCGTTAGAACATTTGAACGATCCTTTCCGGCATCTCACTAActtttcgttaaacaaattggGTCCAGGATACTCTGAGAAGAAGGAACGCGTTGGTTCTG GTTGCAAATGGACTTTTAGACAATTGAGAAGATACTTCGAACAAGCTGGATATTACGATTGGTTTCTTTGGCAGAGAATAGCCTGTTTAGTCAGTTTAACTATATTGAGCCAAGCCGCGAGCATACCGAAATCTTCCAATTGCTTCGAGTTTTTCGGATTTGACGTATTAATCGACAGAAATTTAAAACCATGGTTACTAGAG GTCAATCTAAGCCCAGCTTTAAGTAATGACTGCGAAATCGACTCTGAAGTGAAGAAACCTCTGCTGCATGACCTATTCGATTTACTAGGTCTTCCAGTATGCAACACTGGTCTCTCGCTTTTTACGATATGGTCAACAAACCCGATTGACGATGAGGTTGAAGTGTCTTCCAAGTTTTGTACAAATCGAACCGtgaaaaagaaatcgaaaacTTATCGGGAAACTGATAGTTTTCTAAATATATGCACGGAACTTCGACCTACC GGTAATAACCCAGAAAGCAACAATAAAACATCGATATGGGATAATGGTAAAGATTGGAGTACGCCATGCGCGAGAGAAGGAGGCTGGATTCGCATTTATCCGTTGACACGAATCAAATCAGAGAATCCCATTAATTATGTATCATCTTTATCGGAAACTACACGAATTGCAGAAAAGGAAACCAGAAATATCGTACTTTctatacaaaa ATATTTAAAAGCTGCCAAAGAAGTGCACAAAAAGAATGAGAAATATAGAGATGAACagtataacgctacattacGGAAAATGGTGGAATTAAATACCGAAATTTGGCTGCCATCGAAATAA